One genomic region from Athalia rosae chromosome 3, iyAthRosa1.1, whole genome shotgun sequence encodes:
- the LOC105685927 gene encoding 39S ribosomal protein L50, mitochondrial has protein sequence MLAVLDNMAALIRHARQAGSRKNPTILLDSVTGGNTGIYRRDFASNHINLLKRKKVKKPITTPKHGRTLAAEGDSLAAKGYLRPQKPYSPSADVVQRLDKICNDEGLEINDETRLDDLTSRFKLLNACYKEFNHYVPNSLLHTVETLADLRQFYLTPVNVTIPLDAMKGQILPENLHILYEYHRFNPETDTMFGGKSAFPKSSTIVTGLKYKKKYAGYTAKTKWP, from the exons ATGCTCGCCGTTCTCGACAATATGGCGGCGCTCATACGGCATGCTCGGCAGGCGGGTTCCCGTAAAAATCCAACGATTCTTCTCGATTCTGTCACG gGTGGCAACACTGGGATATACCGCCGCGACTTCGCTTCTAATCACATAAACcttttaaagagaaaaaaagtaaagaaaccGATCACTACCCCGAAACACGGGAGGACCCTCGCCGCCGAAGGGGATTCGCTCGCCGCGAAAGG CTACTTGAGACCTCAGAAACCTTACTCACCGAGCGCTGACGTTGTCCAACGTCTCGACAAAATCTGTAACGACGAAGGTCTGGAAATTAACGATGAAACACGGCTGGACGATCTGACGTCTCGTTTCAAATTACTCAACGCTTGCTACAAGGAGTTCAATCATTACGTGCCGAATTCATTGCTTCACACTGTAGAGACTCTTG CTGATCTACGCCAGTTTTACTTAACACCTGTGAACGTTACTATTCCACTAGACGCTATGAAGGGTCAGATTTTGCCGGAAAATCTTCACATTTTGTACGAGTACCATCGTTTTAATCCCG AAACTGATACCATGTTCGGGGGTAAAAGTGCTTTCCCAAAGAGTTCGACGATAGTAACTGGTCTGAAGTACAAAAAGAAGTATGCCGGATACACGGCCAAGACTAAATGGCCCTAA
- the LOC105685928 gene encoding VPS35 endosomal protein-sorting factor-like isoform X2, which yields MSDIEWSARPLDQGLILIPHMEEVIEHPLNPITITMIDGRAGFRRGTIRSSSTGSSTGTPTPTHAPTPVTNLFSDSLLGHSSFDGSDPLSQFARQDLDPLSKMAADEWDYSANATSVGKKSKDVSEDLTEPWQARRSAILMKYTTSEKLSIVTSFLPGGEKVVVKVQPSGTMVDKVRTRLEQLDDFEEGSVRQMLDLTQQEYAARIELLNNELVQAWHSDQRVKALKIGIQCAKLLGDTAAIAFYPSKFVLITDILDIFGKLVYERLKMKAEYYKPGSKVVTSLPDNFTPEMIPESAKETCRNWFYKIASIRELVPRLYVEMAIIKSYSFLTTSEFSTALLRITRMIRGIGNPLIAVYARCYLCRVGLALNQPTDLGFVKENFYDFLSTYGQLFSPMLKADLNKQNMQISSYLSLYTPALDWILQVMAASAPDTLLMEVLVRCKQQTNSGLLLNTILSAFKPTYIAGRPMEFVNLITACNEEGFPQYLLYRRLGQCLIQESLSKDDCRPVLSAVWQYIVSLKDPVKFMQCAEIWIHFTVIHFSGTEVNLFLGEIISHLTPNRAFEQHYSQMQSIVERVVANTQDFESLLTMENFLPLIDLFHKESIKVEVCKTVIEGLGSQGGLITDPIVINALMFLARIMHDSVSALTVDDEKRQIGNLICGLIQRVDYGRDFEKQLNFYAEARAAFPNLDSVHVQLVQCVNRLSVDTRKIVRGHHTRRTSAFVRACAAFCFITIPSTTLVHTRLQLYLLSGQVALLNQCLGQADACFKAALSLVPEMPKTIEIDGRQKSSEPYLLSYLSNFLSTLLVVPDSPEHGVLYLMRGLLNAVQRCFETNSSSKSYLYLRVLDLLSTVTQENYPYHVDKVESNDTLYGSDKKFINEVNKICSKVLEEILSHLKYLGSSDQGSKQSALALELFAHLIIRADLKQPALATIAVNLWKLSQKHGSADPKLSARTIEYMRHKGQHGSFDHFPELLSRMAHT from the exons ATGTCGGATATTGAATG GTCCGCACGTCCACTGGATCAGGGACTGATCCTGATTCCTCACATGGAAGAGGTGATAGAGCACCCGTTGAATCCAATTACAATCACT ATGATAGACGGTCGTGCAGGGTTCAGGCGTGGAACAATACGTAGTTCAAGTACAGGATCCTCGACTGGAACCCCAACTCCAACACATGCTCCAACACCAGTTACAAATCTGTTCTCAGATTCACTTTTAGGTCACTCTTCTTTTGATGGCTCTGATCCTCTCTCGCAATTTGCTCGCCAGGATTTAGATCCCTTATCAAAGATGGCAGCGGATGAG TGGGATTATTCAGCAAATGCTACATCCGTGGGCAAAAAGTCCAAAGATGTTTCTGAGGATCTGACCGAGCCTTGGCAAGCGCGTAGATCTGCAATCCTCATGAAATATACAACATCAGAAAAGTTGTCTATCGTAACGAGCTTTTTACCTGGAGGAGAAAAGG TGGTTGTCAAAGTCCAACCTAGTGGAACCATGGTCGATAAAGTTAGGACCAGACTGGAGCAGTTGGATGATTTTGAGGAGGGATCTGTCAGACAAATGCTTGATCTAACGCAACAGGAATACGCAGCTCGTATCGAGCTACTGAACAATGAGCTTGTTCAAGCATGGCACTCAGACCAGAGAGTCAAAGCGTTGAAGATCGGAATTCAG TGTGCAAAACTGCTTGGGGATACAGCAGCAATCGCTTTTTATCCCAGTAAGTTTGTTCTGATCACAGATATTCTCGATATTTTTGGTAAACTTGTCTATGAAAGACTTAAGATGAAAGCTGAATATTACAA GCCTGGCAGTAAGGTGGTTACTAGTTTACCTGATAACTTCACCCCAGAAATGATACCTGAAAGTGCCAAAGAAACTTGTAGAAATTGGTTTTACAAGATCGCATCAATAAGAGAACTTGTACCTCGACTGTATGTTGAAATGGCAATAATAAAGTCATACAGTTTCTTAACGACTAG TGAATTCAGCACAGCTTTGTTACGCATAACACGTATGATTCGAGGAATCGGAAATCCTCTGATAGCAGTTTATGCGAGATGTTATCTGTGCCGAGTTGGCTTGGCCTTAAATCAGCCAACAGACTTGGGATTTGTCAAAGagaatttttacgattttctgtCAACTTATGGTCAATTATTTAGTCCGATGTTAAAAGCtgatttgaataaacaaaatatgCAGATCTCATCATATCTAAGTCTCTATACACCCGCGTTAGATTGGATATTACAAGTCATGGCTGCTTCAGCTCCTGACACTCTCTTGATGGAAGTACTTGTTCGCTGCAAGCAGCAAACAAACAG CGGACTACTTTTGAATACAATCCTATCCGCATTCAAGCCAACTTACATAGCTGGCCGACCAATGGAATTTGTCAATCTAATCACAGCTTGCAACGAAGAAG GATTTCCCCAGTACCTTTTATATCGAAGGCTTGGTCAATGTCTTATTCAGGAATCTCTGTCAAAAGATGATTGCAGGCCTGTCCTCAGCGCTGTCTGGCAGTATATAGTGAGTTTGAAAGATCCTGTCAAGTTTATGCAATGCGCTGAGATCTGGATTCACTTCACCGTTATCCATTTTTCT GGAACTGAAGTCAACCTATTCTTAGGGGAAATCATTAGTCACCTGACTCCCAATCGAGCGTTTGAACAACATTACTCTCAAATGCAAAGTATTGTTGAAAGAGTAGTCGCGAATACTCAGGATTTTGAGTCCTTGCTGACCATG gaaaattttcttccactaATTGATCTTTTCCACAAAGAAAGTATAAAAGTAGAAGTCTGTAAAACAGTGATCGAAGGGCTTGGCTCGCAAGGCGGCTTGATAACTGACCCAATTGTTATCAATGCTCTCATGTTTCTCGCCCGAATAATGCACGACTCCGTCAG CGCGCTAACGGTTGATGATGAAAAACGACAAATTGGTAATTTGATATGCGGGCTTATTCAGCGAGTTGATTATGGCAGAGATTTTGAAAAGCAGCTAAATTTTTATGCGGAAGCCAGAGCTGCATTTCCAAATCTGGATTCAGTTCATGTACAACTCGTGCAA TGTGTCAATAGACTCTCGGTTGACACTAGAAAAATAGTCCGTGGTCATCACACTAGACGTACTTCGGCATTCGTAAGAGCTTGTGCCGCATTTTGCTTCATCACCATTCCATCCACAACTCTGGTGCATACGCGTCTACAATTATACCTTTTGTCAGGGCAAGTTGCTCTCTTGAATCAGTGCCTAGGCCAAG CTGATGCTTGTTTCAAAGCAGCCCTCAGTTTAGTGCCAGAAATGCCAAAGACTATTGAAATCGATGGGAGACAGAAGAGTTCTGAACCATATTTACTATCTTACCTATCCAATTTTTTGTCGACGCTGCTCGTTGTGCCG GACAGCCCTGAACATGGAGTATTATATTTAATGAGAGGACTTTTAAATGCAGTTCAACGATGTTTTGAAACCAATTCTTCAAGTAAATCATATCTCTATCTACGAGTTCTTGATCTTTTATCTACGGTGACGCAAGAAAATTATCCCTATCATGTGGACAAG GTTGAATCAAATGATACACTTTATGGttcggataaaaaattcatcaacgaGGTGAACAAGATATGCTCAAAAGTTTTGGAGGAAATATTAAGTCATTTGAAGTATCTCGGCTCTAGCGATCAGGGTAGTAAACAATCAGCTCTTGCGCTGGAATTATTTGCCCATTTAATCATACGAGCAGATTTAAAACAGCCCGCATTAGCAACAATTGCTGTTAATTTATGGAAACTGTCTCAAAAACATGGCTCAGCAGATCCAAAATTATCG GCTCGTACGATAGAATACATGAGGCATAAGGGTCAGCATGGATCATTCGACCATTTTCCAGAACTACTTTCAAGAATGGCACACACATAA
- the LOC105685929 gene encoding 4-aminobutyrate aminotransferase, mitochondrial: MLLKRISTIFQNQSIRRRLITGIETVPKRCLSSGPLPGEPKKPSLVTEIPGPTTASLLKELNDVQQTGSVQLFVDYEKSVGNYLVDVDGNTLLDVYMQISSMPLGYNHPAMLEMLSNPTNQRIIANRPALGVFPGRDWPNKLKTILLRKDVAPPGLSQITTMMCGSCSNENAFKNIFLWYAGKQRQGAPFTKEEMESCMSNQVPGSPRYSILSFKGAFHGRTLGSLSTTHSKYIHKIDVPAFDWPIASFPVYKYPLAENIKENQKEDQRCLAEVEDLIVKYNTEKKVPVAGIIIEPIQAEGGDNHASPEFFQQLQRIAKKHGAALLIDEVQTGGGATGKMWCHEHFNLDSAPEVVTFSKKMQMGGFYHLPELRPPHPYQVFNTWMGDPGKFLLLEAVLDVIKKENLLENSRRVGDYTLQQLFTLENEFPEQINSTRGRGTFIAFTCSTSKLRDEIVKKLHAKGIQSGGCGVQSIRLRPALTFTEYHADIFLDALRSVLKR; encoded by the exons atgttgttgaaaagaatttcaactatattccaaaatcaatcgattcgtCGAAGGCTGATAACCG GGATAGAAACTGTTCCGAAAAGATGTCTAAGCAGCGGACCCCTGCCCGGCGAACCGAAAAAACCTTCCCTGGTTACAGAAATTCCCGGACCTACGACCGCAAGTTTATTGAAGGAACTTAacgatgtacag CAAACTGGTTCGGTGCAATTGTTTGTGGATTATGAAAAATCAGTGGGAAATTATTTGGTTGATGTGGATGGTAACACCCTGTTAGATGTATACATGCAGATCTCGTCTATGCCTCTTGGATATAATCATCCAGCTATGCTAGAGATGTTAAGCAATCCCACGAATCAG AGAATCATAGCAAACAGGCCAGCACTGGGTGTCTTTCCCGGACGAGATTGgccaaataaattgaaaactatATTACTCAGAAAAGAT GTTGCTCCACCTGGATTGTCCCAAATCACGACCATGATGTGTGGCTCGTGCTCTAATGAAAATGCATTCAAAAACATATTTCTATGGTACGCTGGCAAACAGAGGCAAGGGGCTCCTTTCACAAAGGAAGAAATGGAGTCTTGTATGAGCAATCAAGTTCCAGGATCTCCTCGATATTCTATCTTGTCGTTCAAAG GAGCATTCCATGGGCGGACTTTGGGGTCACTTTCGACAACACATAGCAAGTATATCCACAAAATAGATGTGCCGGCATTCGATTGGCCGATTGCATCATTCCCAGTTTACAAGTACCCCCTTGCAGAAAATAttaaagaaaaccaaaaggaAGACCAACGTTGCCTAGCTGAA GTCGAAGATCTGATTGTAAAGTATAatacagagaaaaaagtcCCAGTAGCTGGAATAATCATAGAACCGATTCAAGCTGAAGGGGGTGATAATCATGCCTCCccggaatttttccaacaactCCAGCGCATAGCTAAGAAG CATGGCGCTGCTTTACTCATAGACGAGGTACAAACGGGAGGCGGTGCGACAGGAAAAATGTGGTGCCATGAACATTTCAACCTTGATTCAGCCCCGGAAGTTGTAACTTTCagtaaaaaaatgcaaatggGTGGCTTTTATCATCTCCCTGAGTTAAG ACCTCCACACCCATATCAAGTTTTTAATACGTGGATGGGTGATCCAGGGAAATTCCTCCTTCTTGAGGCAGTTCTAGATGTAATCAAAAAGGAAAATCTATTAGAGAATAGCAGACGAGTTGGAGACTATACATTACAGCAATTGTTTACTCTGGAAAATGAATTTCCTGAACAAATTAATTCCACACGTGGTCGCGGGACATTTATTGCATTTACGTGTTCCACATCTAAACTCCGGGACGAAATTGTCAAAAAGCTTCATGCAAAAG GAATTCAATCGGGTGGATGTGGCGTACAATCAATCAGATTGAGGCCTGCGCTCACTTTTACGGAATACCATGCAGATATATTTTTAGATGCTCTGCGCTCTGTCTTGAAGAGATAA
- the LOC105685921 gene encoding uncharacterized protein LOC105685921: MPRVASNTGLVAARIRPVSRPKKKQVNLSGSTKPAPFVLRPFSGLFNPYPYGCSVLCNHPADGEAKDVVRRAKDCWATEGKALLLPAEMELIRATLLAGGRPGRARPGNGMGDGSAAGPEATAVPEELFRRYTDTDSRPLTPAPTVASGPALHVTAPDPPAVNPRERTTLVLDLRANSQDQDIETLSWHALSLEPLPSPRRSEIFVPRPTMLLPLNVTPSVPAPPPPTVNVSNASTPKNIAAAADVDSESDETPMRRRGKRLRKRKCRRGSTYGQQTEVRDPPEPLETQVSQVETGYKNNSSRPSLADGTVILPSSEVPIPLPADRVLPNSFIDADILKHLGRQLDRDTVEGEFSTKRRIALEEALRVKTELYGEKENKEKCPEPAASSLNVPRVFSRQSSRFEIPLDSRTLGEMSSLDYLSRHVFVTPGRKLIFRRAFNRYFEEDENGVKHMLPDNIPVALEEVMGRSLAEDQSLKFKNTVGDITVPVDFRTWCGICAAAERLLAPLPPRDTDPPTWIERVDLEGLERRLKSVDPDPKLASLLTEIRDR; this comes from the exons ATGCCGCGTGTCGCGAGCAACACAGGTCTTGTTGCTGCCCGCATCAGGCCGGTCTCCAGACCGAAGAAGAAG CAAGTGAATCTCTCCGGATCGACGAAACCGGCACCGTTTGTTCTGCGACCGTTCTCGGGACTTTTCAATCCTTATCCTTACGGATGTTCCGTTCTCTGTAACCACCCCGCGGACGGCGAAGCTAAGGATGTGGTACGCCGCGCCAAAGATTGCTGG GCGACCGAGGGAAAAGCGCTGCTATTGCCGGCGGAAATGGAGCTGATCCGGGCGACCCTTTTGGCCGGGGGTCGTCCAGGACGCGCTCGTCCCGGGAACGGCATGGGAGATGGCTCTGCAGCTGGACCAGAGGCTACCGCAGTCCCAGAAGAGCTCTTCCGGAGGTATACGGATACGGATTCGCGCCCATTGACTCCGGCACCCACGGTGGCCAGTGGTCCGGCTCTCCACGTGACCGCGCCCGACCCCCCAGCGGTGAACCCTCGGGAGCGAACGACCCTCGTCTTGGATCTCAGGGCGAATTCGCAGGACCAG GACATAGAAACTCTGAGCTGGCACGCGTTGAGCTTGGAACCTTTGCCGAGTCCACGAAGAAGTGAAATCTTCGTACCCAGACCGACAATGTTGTTACCCTTGAATGTAACGCCATCCGTTCCGGCGCCACCCCCACCTACTGTGAATGTCAGCAACGCG AGCACGCCGAAAAACATTGCTGCTGCAGCAGACGTGGATAGCGAGAGCGACGAAACGCCTATGAGGAGACGCGGTAAAAGATTGCGGAAAAGGAAATGCCGTCGCGGATCCACTTACGGACAGCAAACGGAAGTCAGAGATCCTCCGGAGCCTCTGGAAACGCAGGTGTCTCAGGTTGAGACTGGTTACAAGAATAATTC aTCAAGACCTTCTCTCGCTGACGGGACGGTGATCTTACCGTCGAGCGAAGTACCCATACCTCTTCCAGCTGATCGTGTTTTACCGAATAGTTTTATCGACGCAGATATCCTCAAGCATCTTGGCAGACAGTTGGATCGCGACACCGTCGAAGGggaattttcaacgaag CGGAGAATAGCCCTAGAAGAAGCTCTAAGAGTGAAGACCGAACTTtacggtgaaaaagaaaacaaagaaaaatgtccCGAGCCGGCTGCCTCGTCTTTGAATGTACCGAGAGTATTTTCGCGACAAAGTTCTCGCTTTGAAATTCCATTGGACAGTCGAACGCTCGGTG AAATGTCATCCCTGGATTACCTGAGTCGGCACGTATTCGTCACCCCCggaagaaaattgatattcAGACGAGCTTTCAACAGGTACTTCGAGGAAGACGAAAACGGGGTGAAACACATGCTGCCGGATAATATTCCCGTCGCCCTGGAAGAAGTGATGGGAAGATCGTTAGCGGAGGATCAATCTTTGAAGTTCAAAAATACGGTCGGAGACATTACGGTTCCTGTCGACTTCAGGACTTGGTGCGGGATATGCGCTGCCGCTGAAAGATTGCTGGCTCCTCTTCCACCCCGAGATACGGATCCTCCGACTTGGATCGAACGCGTGGATCTCGAGGGCCTTGAACGAAGACTTAAATCCGTTGACCCCGATCCCAAATTAGCCTCACTACTTACGGAGATTCGGGATCGCTGA
- the LOC105685928 gene encoding VPS35 endosomal protein-sorting factor-like isoform X1, whose protein sequence is MSDIEWSARPLDQGLILIPHMEEVIEHPLNPITITVRSNQKNMIDGRAGFRRGTIRSSSTGSSTGTPTPTHAPTPVTNLFSDSLLGHSSFDGSDPLSQFARQDLDPLSKMAADEWDYSANATSVGKKSKDVSEDLTEPWQARRSAILMKYTTSEKLSIVTSFLPGGEKVVVKVQPSGTMVDKVRTRLEQLDDFEEGSVRQMLDLTQQEYAARIELLNNELVQAWHSDQRVKALKIGIQCAKLLGDTAAIAFYPSKFVLITDILDIFGKLVYERLKMKAEYYKPGSKVVTSLPDNFTPEMIPESAKETCRNWFYKIASIRELVPRLYVEMAIIKSYSFLTTSEFSTALLRITRMIRGIGNPLIAVYARCYLCRVGLALNQPTDLGFVKENFYDFLSTYGQLFSPMLKADLNKQNMQISSYLSLYTPALDWILQVMAASAPDTLLMEVLVRCKQQTNSGLLLNTILSAFKPTYIAGRPMEFVNLITACNEEGFPQYLLYRRLGQCLIQESLSKDDCRPVLSAVWQYIVSLKDPVKFMQCAEIWIHFTVIHFSGTEVNLFLGEIISHLTPNRAFEQHYSQMQSIVERVVANTQDFESLLTMENFLPLIDLFHKESIKVEVCKTVIEGLGSQGGLITDPIVINALMFLARIMHDSVSALTVDDEKRQIGNLICGLIQRVDYGRDFEKQLNFYAEARAAFPNLDSVHVQLVQCVNRLSVDTRKIVRGHHTRRTSAFVRACAAFCFITIPSTTLVHTRLQLYLLSGQVALLNQCLGQADACFKAALSLVPEMPKTIEIDGRQKSSEPYLLSYLSNFLSTLLVVPDSPEHGVLYLMRGLLNAVQRCFETNSSSKSYLYLRVLDLLSTVTQENYPYHVDKVESNDTLYGSDKKFINEVNKICSKVLEEILSHLKYLGSSDQGSKQSALALELFAHLIIRADLKQPALATIAVNLWKLSQKHGSADPKLSARTIEYMRHKGQHGSFDHFPELLSRMAHT, encoded by the exons ATGTCGGATATTGAATG GTCCGCACGTCCACTGGATCAGGGACTGATCCTGATTCCTCACATGGAAGAGGTGATAGAGCACCCGTTGAATCCAATTACAATCACTGTAAGATCTAATCAAAAGAAT ATGATAGACGGTCGTGCAGGGTTCAGGCGTGGAACAATACGTAGTTCAAGTACAGGATCCTCGACTGGAACCCCAACTCCAACACATGCTCCAACACCAGTTACAAATCTGTTCTCAGATTCACTTTTAGGTCACTCTTCTTTTGATGGCTCTGATCCTCTCTCGCAATTTGCTCGCCAGGATTTAGATCCCTTATCAAAGATGGCAGCGGATGAG TGGGATTATTCAGCAAATGCTACATCCGTGGGCAAAAAGTCCAAAGATGTTTCTGAGGATCTGACCGAGCCTTGGCAAGCGCGTAGATCTGCAATCCTCATGAAATATACAACATCAGAAAAGTTGTCTATCGTAACGAGCTTTTTACCTGGAGGAGAAAAGG TGGTTGTCAAAGTCCAACCTAGTGGAACCATGGTCGATAAAGTTAGGACCAGACTGGAGCAGTTGGATGATTTTGAGGAGGGATCTGTCAGACAAATGCTTGATCTAACGCAACAGGAATACGCAGCTCGTATCGAGCTACTGAACAATGAGCTTGTTCAAGCATGGCACTCAGACCAGAGAGTCAAAGCGTTGAAGATCGGAATTCAG TGTGCAAAACTGCTTGGGGATACAGCAGCAATCGCTTTTTATCCCAGTAAGTTTGTTCTGATCACAGATATTCTCGATATTTTTGGTAAACTTGTCTATGAAAGACTTAAGATGAAAGCTGAATATTACAA GCCTGGCAGTAAGGTGGTTACTAGTTTACCTGATAACTTCACCCCAGAAATGATACCTGAAAGTGCCAAAGAAACTTGTAGAAATTGGTTTTACAAGATCGCATCAATAAGAGAACTTGTACCTCGACTGTATGTTGAAATGGCAATAATAAAGTCATACAGTTTCTTAACGACTAG TGAATTCAGCACAGCTTTGTTACGCATAACACGTATGATTCGAGGAATCGGAAATCCTCTGATAGCAGTTTATGCGAGATGTTATCTGTGCCGAGTTGGCTTGGCCTTAAATCAGCCAACAGACTTGGGATTTGTCAAAGagaatttttacgattttctgtCAACTTATGGTCAATTATTTAGTCCGATGTTAAAAGCtgatttgaataaacaaaatatgCAGATCTCATCATATCTAAGTCTCTATACACCCGCGTTAGATTGGATATTACAAGTCATGGCTGCTTCAGCTCCTGACACTCTCTTGATGGAAGTACTTGTTCGCTGCAAGCAGCAAACAAACAG CGGACTACTTTTGAATACAATCCTATCCGCATTCAAGCCAACTTACATAGCTGGCCGACCAATGGAATTTGTCAATCTAATCACAGCTTGCAACGAAGAAG GATTTCCCCAGTACCTTTTATATCGAAGGCTTGGTCAATGTCTTATTCAGGAATCTCTGTCAAAAGATGATTGCAGGCCTGTCCTCAGCGCTGTCTGGCAGTATATAGTGAGTTTGAAAGATCCTGTCAAGTTTATGCAATGCGCTGAGATCTGGATTCACTTCACCGTTATCCATTTTTCT GGAACTGAAGTCAACCTATTCTTAGGGGAAATCATTAGTCACCTGACTCCCAATCGAGCGTTTGAACAACATTACTCTCAAATGCAAAGTATTGTTGAAAGAGTAGTCGCGAATACTCAGGATTTTGAGTCCTTGCTGACCATG gaaaattttcttccactaATTGATCTTTTCCACAAAGAAAGTATAAAAGTAGAAGTCTGTAAAACAGTGATCGAAGGGCTTGGCTCGCAAGGCGGCTTGATAACTGACCCAATTGTTATCAATGCTCTCATGTTTCTCGCCCGAATAATGCACGACTCCGTCAG CGCGCTAACGGTTGATGATGAAAAACGACAAATTGGTAATTTGATATGCGGGCTTATTCAGCGAGTTGATTATGGCAGAGATTTTGAAAAGCAGCTAAATTTTTATGCGGAAGCCAGAGCTGCATTTCCAAATCTGGATTCAGTTCATGTACAACTCGTGCAA TGTGTCAATAGACTCTCGGTTGACACTAGAAAAATAGTCCGTGGTCATCACACTAGACGTACTTCGGCATTCGTAAGAGCTTGTGCCGCATTTTGCTTCATCACCATTCCATCCACAACTCTGGTGCATACGCGTCTACAATTATACCTTTTGTCAGGGCAAGTTGCTCTCTTGAATCAGTGCCTAGGCCAAG CTGATGCTTGTTTCAAAGCAGCCCTCAGTTTAGTGCCAGAAATGCCAAAGACTATTGAAATCGATGGGAGACAGAAGAGTTCTGAACCATATTTACTATCTTACCTATCCAATTTTTTGTCGACGCTGCTCGTTGTGCCG GACAGCCCTGAACATGGAGTATTATATTTAATGAGAGGACTTTTAAATGCAGTTCAACGATGTTTTGAAACCAATTCTTCAAGTAAATCATATCTCTATCTACGAGTTCTTGATCTTTTATCTACGGTGACGCAAGAAAATTATCCCTATCATGTGGACAAG GTTGAATCAAATGATACACTTTATGGttcggataaaaaattcatcaacgaGGTGAACAAGATATGCTCAAAAGTTTTGGAGGAAATATTAAGTCATTTGAAGTATCTCGGCTCTAGCGATCAGGGTAGTAAACAATCAGCTCTTGCGCTGGAATTATTTGCCCATTTAATCATACGAGCAGATTTAAAACAGCCCGCATTAGCAACAATTGCTGTTAATTTATGGAAACTGTCTCAAAAACATGGCTCAGCAGATCCAAAATTATCG GCTCGTACGATAGAATACATGAGGCATAAGGGTCAGCATGGATCATTCGACCATTTTCCAGAACTACTTTCAAGAATGGCACACACATAA